The following are encoded in a window of Alphaproteobacteria bacterium genomic DNA:
- a CDS encoding aquaporin family protein — protein sequence MGERPGLRRRLAAEGIGAFFLFATVIGSGIMAEHLSGGNDAVALLGNTIATGAILFVLIAMLAPISGAHMNPAVSLVAAWRGELGWGEAGAYALAQLGCGILGAWAAHLMFDLPALQLSVKARTGLGQWAGEAIATFGLILTILGTGRHRPDWVAPSVALYITAAYWFTSSTSFANPAITVARSLSDSFAGIAPANVPAFVAAQLIGAAAGAVVGRGLFDEPGRVASGAGGGRR from the coding sequence ATGGGCGAGCGGCCGGGCCTGAGGCGGCGGCTCGCGGCCGAGGGGATCGGGGCCTTCTTCCTGTTCGCCACGGTGATCGGATCGGGGATCATGGCCGAGCATCTTTCGGGCGGGAACGACGCCGTCGCCCTGCTCGGCAACACGATCGCCACCGGGGCGATATTGTTCGTGCTGATCGCCATGCTCGCCCCGATTTCCGGAGCGCACATGAACCCGGCGGTGAGCCTGGTCGCCGCGTGGCGGGGCGAGCTCGGCTGGGGCGAGGCGGGGGCCTATGCGCTCGCCCAGCTCGGCTGCGGCATATTGGGTGCGTGGGCGGCGCATTTGATGTTCGATTTGCCGGCGCTCCAGCTTTCGGTGAAGGCGCGGACCGGGCTGGGGCAGTGGGCGGGCGAGGCGATCGCCACCTTCGGCCTGATCCTGACGATCCTCGGCACGGGCCGCCACAGGCCCGATTGGGTGGCGCCGAGCGTCGCTCTCTACATCACCGCCGCTTACTGGTTCACCTCCTCGACCAGCTTCGCCAATCCGGCGATCACCGTGGCGCGGAGCCTTTCCGACAGCTTCGCCGGGATCGCGCCGGCCAATGTGCCGGCCTTCGTCGCCGCGCAGCTGATCGGGGCGGCGGCCGGGGCGGTGGTGGGGCGGGGGTTGTTCGATGAGCCGGGAAGGGTGGCGAGCGGGGCCGGGGGCGGGAGGCGTTAG
- a CDS encoding DsbA family oxidoreductase, giving the protein MTRPMKIDFVSDVSCPWCIIGLRGLEEALARLGDLVAAEIRFQPFELNPQMPAEGQDLAEHVAQKYGSTREQYFERRETIRERAAALGFTIAAGSAAGRVWNTFDAHRLLHWAGIEGRQRGLKLALFEAYFTQGRNPGDHEVLRQAAAKAGLDSDAAGEVLSSGLYAEEVRAAERHWQAQGISGVPAIIIDDRYLISGGQPAEAFESALRRIAAEAPAGAGARTREETPQH; this is encoded by the coding sequence ATGACCAGGCCCATGAAGATCGACTTCGTCTCCGACGTTTCCTGCCCGTGGTGCATCATCGGCCTCAGGGGGCTCGAGGAGGCGCTGGCGCGGCTCGGGGATCTGGTCGCGGCGGAGATTCGTTTCCAGCCGTTCGAGCTCAATCCGCAGATGCCGGCCGAAGGGCAGGACCTCGCCGAGCATGTCGCGCAGAAATACGGATCGACGCGCGAGCAATATTTCGAGCGGCGCGAGACGATCCGCGAGCGCGCCGCCGCGCTCGGCTTCACGATCGCCGCGGGCTCGGCCGCGGGGCGGGTGTGGAACACGTTCGACGCCCACCGGCTGCTCCACTGGGCGGGAATCGAGGGGCGCCAGCGCGGCCTCAAGCTCGCCCTGTTCGAGGCCTATTTCACGCAGGGGCGCAATCCGGGCGACCATGAGGTGCTGCGGCAAGCGGCGGCGAAGGCCGGGCTCGATTCCGACGCGGCCGGCGAAGTGCTGTCGTCCGGCCTTTATGCCGAGGAGGTCCGCGCCGCCGAGCGCCACTGGCAGGCGCAGGGCATTTCGGGCGTGCCGGCAATCATCATCGACGACCGCTATCTGATATCGGGCGGGCAGCCGGCGGAGGCCTTCGAAAGCGCGCTGCGCCGGATCGCCGCCGAGGCGCCAGCTGGAGCCGGAGCGCGGACGCGCGAGGAGACGCCGCAGCATTGA
- a CDS encoding DUF4118 domain-containing protein — protein sequence MTRLHFLRGRILAAPPRGLAALFCMALAVALPTLARAGIDSWVAGTTFVAYYPFVLLSAIVLGWRRALVVTLLSAAVANFLFMSPRFTFFAGSGDTAGAVSFVFSSLLIVLLTETLRRNVAEVEASRSLEARLNRELQHRVTNTLAVIQGLATQSFREPCSAAELRLFQSRLRALADANDILTSGRWETCRLPDLAARALGPFNRTGAINLYGPACTLREESCVPLVLALHELATNAVKYGALSNPQGSVDLVWSLAAGSGQKGRLLVLEWSERDGPVVLAPTRRGLGSRLLRPQPGIAGVELTFPADGVRCRLHVPNARILAEGGNAGAPAVPATLYSTGSPPGAANCASISAT from the coding sequence ATGACCCGACTGCACTTCCTCCGAGGCCGGATCCTCGCCGCGCCGCCGCGCGGCCTCGCCGCGCTTTTCTGCATGGCCCTGGCCGTCGCCCTGCCGACCCTGGCGCGGGCCGGGATCGACTCCTGGGTCGCGGGCACCACCTTCGTCGCTTATTATCCCTTCGTCCTCTTGTCGGCGATCGTTCTGGGCTGGCGCCGGGCGCTCGTCGTTACGCTCCTTAGCGCCGCGGTCGCGAACTTCCTCTTCATGTCGCCGCGCTTCACCTTCTTCGCCGGCTCGGGCGACACCGCCGGCGCCGTCTCCTTCGTCTTCTCGTCCCTGCTCATCGTCCTGCTCACCGAGACCCTGCGCCGCAACGTCGCGGAGGTCGAGGCGAGCCGAAGCCTCGAGGCCCGTCTCAACCGCGAGCTTCAGCACCGGGTGACCAACACGCTGGCCGTCATCCAGGGCCTCGCCACGCAAAGCTTTCGCGAGCCTTGCTCGGCGGCCGAGCTTCGTCTGTTCCAGAGCCGGCTGCGGGCGCTGGCGGACGCCAACGACATCCTGACCAGCGGCCGGTGGGAGACCTGCCGGCTGCCGGACCTCGCCGCGCGCGCGCTTGGCCCGTTCAACCGGACGGGGGCGATCAACCTTTACGGGCCGGCCTGCACGCTGAGGGAGGAAAGCTGCGTACCGCTGGTCCTCGCCCTCCACGAGCTCGCCACCAACGCCGTAAAATATGGCGCGCTTTCGAATCCGCAAGGAAGCGTCGACCTCGTCTGGAGCCTGGCCGCCGGCTCCGGGCAGAAGGGCCGCCTCCTCGTCCTCGAATGGAGCGAGCGGGACGGGCCGGTCGTGCTTGCGCCGACCCGGCGCGGCCTCGGCTCGCGGCTGCTTCGGCCGCAACCGGGAATCGCCGGAGTCGAACTCACCTTTCCCGCCGACGGCGTCCGCTGCCGCCTCCACGTGCCCAACGCCAGGATCCTCGCCGAAGGCGGCAACGCCGGGGCGCCGGCCGTCCCGGCGACCCTCTACTCGACGGGATCGCCTCCGGGCGCGGCAAACTGTGCTTCTATTTCAGCCACTTAA
- a CDS encoding helix-turn-helix transcriptional regulator produces the protein METTAASTVQALAALAQEHRLALFRLLVQAGPEGMAAGAIAAALGVPNSSLSFHLAQLSRAGLVRQERRHRSILYSADYGAMNALVGYLMENCCGGQECAPAAVCGEAAPVQAKRKSA, from the coding sequence ATGGAAACGACCGCTGCATCCACCGTCCAAGCGCTCGCCGCCCTGGCCCAGGAGCATCGGCTCGCTTTGTTCCGATTGCTCGTCCAGGCCGGGCCCGAGGGGATGGCGGCGGGGGCGATCGCCGCGGCGCTCGGGGTGCCGAACTCGTCGCTCTCCTTCCATCTCGCCCAGCTGAGCCGGGCCGGGCTGGTCAGGCAGGAGCGGCGGCACCGGTCGATCCTCTATTCGGCCGATTATGGAGCGATGAACGCGCTGGTCGGCTACCTCATGGAAAATTGCTGCGGCGGGCAGGAATGCGCCCCCGCCGCCGTCTGCGGCGAGGCCGCGCCCGTTCAAGCGAAAAGGAAATCCGCATGA
- a CDS encoding glyoxalase/bleomycin resistance/dioxygenase family protein, whose protein sequence is MKRLHVHVGVSDLDRSIAFYSTLFGAAPSVAKADYAKWMLDDPRVNFAISSGAHARNGIEHLGIQAEDPVELAEVYGRLGEAGRPVIEEGATTCCYAKSEKSWVSDPDGVVWEAFHTTGEATIYGDAPELGALSENAADGACCAPQIPAAEAKPGCRG, encoded by the coding sequence ATGAAGCGCCTGCACGTCCATGTCGGAGTGAGCGACCTCGATCGGTCGATCGCCTTCTACTCCACGCTGTTCGGCGCCGCGCCGAGCGTGGCCAAGGCCGACTACGCCAAGTGGATGCTCGACGATCCGCGGGTCAATTTCGCCATTTCGAGCGGCGCCCACGCCAGGAACGGGATCGAGCATCTCGGCATCCAGGCCGAGGATCCGGTCGAGCTGGCCGAGGTCTATGGGCGGCTGGGCGAAGCCGGGCGGCCGGTGATCGAGGAGGGGGCGACGACCTGCTGCTACGCCAAATCGGAGAAGAGCTGGGTCAGCGATCCCGACGGCGTGGTCTGGGAGGCGTTCCACACGACCGGCGAGGCGACGATCTACGGCGACGCGCCTGAGCTTGGGGCGCTTTCCGAGAACGCGGCGGACGGCGCGTGCTGCGCTCCGCAGATCCCCGCGGCCGAGGCGAAGCCGGGCTGCCGCGGCTGA